The following coding sequences lie in one Apium graveolens cultivar Ventura chromosome 3, ASM990537v1, whole genome shotgun sequence genomic window:
- the LOC141711060 gene encoding scopoletin 8-hydroxylase-like, with product MAPSFDNADLYNFVVRQGNGVKGLVDSGVSKVPERYIQLPSERILKPDGYKSHQHSPIDLSKLEGPEHDKVVHDIARAAETLGFFQVVNHGVPLELLEALKTAAHKFFNQPAEKKAVYLKGVSPSPSVKYGTSFVPEKEKALEWKDYISMVYTNDDEAQQFWPHDCREVALEYLKTSMDMVKTILRILFENLGVTLQESKIDGLVGLKMVNMNYYPACPDPDLTVGVGRHSDVGMLTVLLQDGIGGLYVRQEGTTKCDDEWLEIPPVSGALVINVGDALQILSNGKYLSAEHRVRTTGKQSRVSIPIFTTPNLGENIGPFPQLVEHHGVAHYRDVLFGDYMTNFFGKAHEGKKSLEFVEKSKTGV from the exons ATGGCTCCAAGTTTTGATAATGCGGATTTGTACAACTTTGTTGTCCGACAAGGCAATGGTGTCAAAGGCCTTGTTGATTCAGGGGTGTCGAAGGTTCCTGAAAGATACATTCAGTTACCAAGCGAGCGAATATTGAAACCTGATGGATATAAGTCGCATCAGCATTCGCCTATTGATTTATCCAAACTAGAGGGACCTGAACATGACAAAGTGGTGCATGATATTGCTAGAGCAGCTGAAACACTTGGCTTCTTTCAAGTTGTTAATCATGGTGTGCCCTTGGAATTACTAGAGGCGCTTAAAACCGCAGCTCATAAATTTTTTAATCAACCAGCTGAGAAGAAAGCTGTTTATCTCAAAGGAGTGAGTCCTAGCCCGTCTGTCAAGTATGGGACTAGCTTTGTCCCCGAGAAGGAGAAAGCTTTGGAATGGAAAGATTATATTAGTATGGTTTATACTAATGATGATGAGGCCCAACAATTTTGGCCTCATGATTGCAG GGAAGTGGCTCTTGAATACTTGAAGACGTCAATGGATATGGTTAAAACAATACTAAGAATTCTGTTTGAAAACCTTGGGGTGACGCTACAAGAATCTAAAATAGATGGACTCGTGGGGCTTAAAATGGTGAACATGAACTATTATCCTGCATGCCCCGATCCTGATCTAACTGTGGGAGTGGGGCGCCACTCGGATGTTGGAATGTTAACAGTGTTACTGCAAGATGGAATTGGAGGTTTATATGTTAGACAAGAGGGAACTACAAAGTGTGACGATGAGTGGTTGGAGATTCCTCCCGTCTCTGGTGCTTTAGTCATCAATGTCGGTGATGCATTACAG ATCTTAAGCAATGGAAAGTATTTGAGCGCTGAGCACAGAGTGCGCACGACAGGCAAGCAATCAAGAGTTTCCATCCCCATCTTCACAACGCCTAATTTGGGTGAGAATATAGGGCCATTTCCACAATTGGTGGAGCATCACGGTGTGGCTCATTACAGAGATGTCCTGTTTGGAGATTACATGACCAACTTTTTCGGCAAAGCTCATGAAGGAAAGAAGTCCCTTGAGTTTGTTGAGAAGAGCAAAACTGGGGTTTAA